The genomic segment TTGTAATTCATCCTTTTAGCATTGTGtatgttaaaaataagaatCTGTCGAAAGTaatctgattatttaaaaaatgttaatatactTTGAAGATACAGACCTATTTTATTAAATCCACAGTTGTGAGTTGtgtagtgaaataaaatattggaaCTCAAACATTAAATGTGGTGTTCAGTGTCAGCGcctaaactttttaatttatgcagTAATATTTGTGAAGATGGATTTTATTTGCCAATGAGAGacaaagtgaattttttttattgctcgtGCATCCATTCTTCTACGTTGTTGTCTTcgtttctctcctttttttttttacagacttcACTGATGTTTTACGgcctatgattttttttttttgtgctggaCTTTTGTGTACTTTTACTTTCAAATTTGCTTGAATTTGAATTGGTGAAGCAAATATCAATGCATATGATGTAATATAATGAGCAAAATAACATTGAACAGGgaaattatcatttttgttCTTAACTTCTAGAAGCAGTGGCGAAGCTAGAAAATGTTCATGGGGGTGACGGGCTGGGACCGTTACTCACTCAGGGAGGCCAACAACTGATTGGCGCCAGAGCCGCAACGGAGCACAACAtctatattttcaaaataattcactaaagacagaaaatattttcttgaagGTCTTACTATATTAATAAACATAGGAGTTTATTGGTTTCATCACTGCTGCCACCACCTGTTTTGGAGGGGAACTGCTTGTTGCTCTGCTCATGAGCGACTTACCTGAATTAACCAATCACTTCACAGGAATGGCAGCAGAGGTGGCCAATGGTTGCCATGGCCACACCCTGGCTCTGCCCCTCTGAGGACTCATATTTACTGACTTGTCAGTCCCCAAACCCAACCTTTGGAACCCTTAAACTAAATCatatgaaatttttaaaaaaagctctaCACTCTTGTAAATATGTGGTTTTTATTGgtgtaaattatttattgttagcGTATAGATTATATTAGTTTCACATAACAAGACAACAGCGACAACATTCAGATACAATCACATTGCTGTAACAgacaatattaaattaaaatcttcatAAATTAGGTGAAACATTCATCGCCTCTTCGCAGCTGACATCCTCTGCCTCTGTGCTTCGTCCGCCTGGCACTAAAAATGGCCGACAGTTTGACTCGTCTCTGAGCAGTGTAGTGCCTCTGCCTCGCTTCTGTTCCGGGACTAATCCTCAGAGACGGCGTTTGGGCGCGCAGAGGACCATCTTCAGGGGTTTGCTCAAGCTTGCAGCAGCCCCAGAGCAGTAATTCccttcactttttttgttggacttcatttttttgttgacttttttccccccaaactgACCACACAGGCTTCCCTTCACGTGTCCCAGCTGTGATCTTTGCACTCTGTTAACTGGAGGTAGGAGCTGATGGCCTCCCTCAGCCCGTCGCTCACCAGAGAGTTGTCCGACTCGGTTCTCTTCCTCCCGAGGACCACGGACCTTTTAAATGGAACATAACAGGAAAACGGTTTAGGGGTTTGAATCGCTTCGGTTTTGCTTGacgagaaagaaaaaaaaaaggccgcAGAACAATTATCACAAATAAAGTAGAACTTCACAGAGTCACACATCTGAACCCAGCGCAGGAAACTTTCTTCAGACCGAACATGGCGGTGAAGCATACAAATAGCAACGAGTCAATACAACCGCAGCCTTATCTACCCCGTTGatcatgttttcaaactccTCTGCATCGGTTCGCGTAGCTCTAAATCATGCAGTACTGTCGGACTGAACCAGGGTTGTAATAGTTCTGTTTCTCATTATAGTTTCGTTTTATGTCGTTGCGACTTTTTGCTTGTCTAATTTAGTTGGATTTAGTGTGTGTTTGCGAGTCTTTATTGGTTATTATTAGTTAAATGTTGcctagttttagtttagtttttattagtcatggtttaaaaaataatggatTCAATTATTGCTGAGCAACCGTCTGAATTTGCCACCAGCTGATGTaaactgtctgtgtgtgtgtgtgtgtgtgtgtgtgtgtgtgtgtgtgtgtaatcaaTTTCTCACCAGTTCGAAAGGCTAagaaatagattcataaacacaaaaacgaAGAATATTATACttataatttcagtatgttttagttttataaatgcacaACATGGGTCCAGTTTCAGTTTTCGTTACTTTGTTGGTTTTAATGACCTTGGACTGAACCAATGCACTCTGAGGCAATGCCAGCAAAAACAGCCATCAGTTGATCCTCTCACCTGCTAATTTCCCTCCAGTTGATGGTCGGCCTTCTGACGGTGGTGGGAACCGGTCTGGGCTCATCCAACCCTTGGATGAAGCAAGGGACCGTCAGTCGACAGCACAGCCCGTCTGGAAGTTCTGTGGAAGGAAGAATCGCGCCGATGTCAGCCAGGTACATTTTGCTGCGATGACATGAGAAAACAGGGCGAGGACCTCAGCACAAACCTGAATAGTGTTCCACCAGGTAATGGAGGGAGGGGAATGTGAGACCTGGAGAAATGTAGACCCAGGAGTTTTCCAGCTGGGAGATGCGGTAGTGCTTCACGGGGTTCAGGTCTGAGGAGCCGGTCCTCCGCAGGACGGAGAGAGAATAGCTGTCTaaatgcagaaaacacacacagacgcagCTGTTAAAATACACAGGTTTGGACTTTTGTACTGTTTTCCCTGGAGTTGAAATCCCtttgttgcactttttaaataaacgaTCAAACACATAGATGAGTTGAGTGatagaaaaaaactgatgaatATTTAGATTCTGCCCCCAGAAGAGATTGTTACAATACCAGCAGGGCTGGTCAAAAGTTGAATGGAGCCCTGGGCAGAACTTTGGTTTTTGgcccacttcctgtttattcatCAGCCATCATTGCACCAATAATATCTATTTTATATTGTCCACGCTCGATTGTTTCACATTCTGCTTTCATCACATCGTTACTACTTAGAAATCGCTCCGATTCTTTTCTTAAATAGGGATCTGTTAAAAAGTAATTCTCTTAATTGAAGAACGCAAGTTTCTAATCAGCGCGGGACTGAcagcaaacatttcataaaGGTTGATGAGAGTGTTATTTCCTTAACCAATAAATAGGTGTCATATTTAAATTGTGGTTTTGTAACATGCACAATTTTCAGCCTGAGTTATAAAATTTCTTGTGCTTTTTGGGCCTCAAGGCCATCAAGGAACTCTAAGTGCTTCTTTTTCTAGGATCATCTGGATCCCAGGAAAAGAATATGCaatatatactgtagaaaatgtaaagatactgattttaaaaataaaatttaaaaaaaaagtttgttgtaTTCAGTCCCCAAGTTGCTAATCTGGCTGCATTAGCGCTACTCCTATATGAGCTAAGCTGtttatgttttctctgtcttcaacaaaaaaagcaagTATTTCAGTTCCTTCATGTGTATGTCTGCATTTTATAAACTGCTGAGTTATTTCTTCAAGCAGAATGCTGGATTCATGGTGCTGGGACAGAAGTTGTGTAGTTTCAACTAGACGTTGTGAGTCAGTTAGTCGGGACAGAGAAAAACCAGAAAGAGCCGCCATTTTGAACTATTCAACAACCTGATGAGTCTACACTGAAACTCTCCCACAGGATGAAATGAGAAATGAACAGATAGTAAAATGATGCGATAAATTATGTTAATGTCAGTGGGTACTGACTAGCTTACATTCACCAGTTTAAACATTAATTAGCCTTTCAGTTTTTAAGCGGTTAGCGCAAGCTAGTGCTAGCTGTGTTCAATATTCACACTTTCACCAAAGAATTAGTCATCAAGTTAATGTAGCTAGATAAAAGGCTAAACTTGTTTCTACTTTCAAGTTTTCTCACAAACGTGGTTCAACATAAGGATCCaagaattttaaacatttccattcTGAGAGTTCATTTTAGGATCTAAATTCAACTTTCTCGATAagtaaacacaaatttaaactaaaacaaatccTACACAGTATTCCATTTACATAAAGGCCACTCTATGGCAGGCTGAACATTATTTAATGTAACTCATATTCAGTGTACTGGGTCAACCCTGCATGTTAACCCAACTCAGGTCTGAATCTATTTGTCTCAGTGTCCGACTAGCAAAATAACCGTAACAGAGCTGTTTATGGCCTCAAACTCGTTAAAGTTgtactttcaaattaaatacatcACAGCAGAGGCTATTACATtgaattaaatgtgtttattatacaatttactatttaaaaaaacaacaaaaaaactctaaCCTCTGTTTGTCTCTGATTCGCGGATCAAAAAGGCTCCAGTCTGGTTGCTGGGATGTTTAAGGAGTTCCTCTGCTTTATACCTGCTGATCCCCGTGTACAGCCacctgtcacaaaaaaaaacaaaaaacaaaagtattacCCACATATTCAACAAGATGAGACTACATTGCAACATTTGGTTAATGTTTTCAGGTCTGGAAAATCCACTGGAACACTATGACAGAAGATTGACCCccccaggaggaggaggagtgaaaCTGTTGGAGGCTGTTTGTGTCACCAGAGAGAGCAGACATCTTGTTCCAAACGTCTTTCTCCACCGAGGTGCAGTTCACCTACACAGAACCTCCTCTCACGGAACTCCCCTCTTCTCTTCACGTTCCCTCTGCTTTCTCACACGTACGGCTATTAAGTCTTAACGTCACTCACTTGTCTGTCACCATCGTCGTGTAGTTGGTGGGAACGTAGCTCTCGCGCCCGGTGGTCGTGGACCTCACCATCACGAAATCGCCGTCGCTGTGACGTGAGAGAACAGACGTCTGTCACTAATCTGCCGTCAAGCACAGATCGGATGATGTTTGGAGTTACACTTACTCTGACACTATGGTCAGCCTTTCCCCCATGTGCATGGTCAGTTCTGTGCGCTCAAACGCTGGGTAGTCGTACAAAGAGACGATCACACTTTCCTGTTGTCCTGCAAGAGACGAGATACGTCgatgttttcctttatttatttaatttatttacttttttttgtcctcctgCATGTTTCGGGAGTGGAGCTTACTTGGCGTCGCAGATCCGGGCTGATTTCTGAGGACCGTCTGGTTGCACTGACATCTGGTGTAGCAGGTGCCCATCCTCTAACTGGTTTGGGAATTTGTGAGAACAAGTAGAAGAAGTAGAAGTAGAAGAAGATCAAATAGAAGTAGAagaacaaagagaagaagaggtagaagtagaagaagaagtggAGAACTTAGTGAGACATTCTGGGAAACATGGAGATTTAATTTTCCTCATCCTACTCATTATTGCTATGACTGTGCAGCAAATCGTGGCCACCTATAGGGACTCTACGTTTATTGTAAGCAGGCAACAGACACGAGGTGACAGGAAGGCGCCCGACCACAACAAGAAGCCCGGTGATATCCTGTGTTAAATTTCCATGCAGCATGTAAGCGAGGGAGCGAGCGAGGCTTTGATGCAACTCGAAGGCTAGAAAAGAGGAAGATTTTCCTCTTATGACACAAACTGCAAAATGCACTGAAGACAACGCATTTACTGTTCATCTATTTATCATGAGAGAATTCAATAATACATGTAATCTAAAAAAAGGGTAAAAGTCTCCAGTTAAATAGAACTTACCCAGTTTGTTTCTTGCTCCAGTAATTTATCAAGAGGACGCAGTGATATCCAAAGACAATGCTTGCAGATAAATCCTTATCTTCTGTAAGAAAATCCTTTCAATGCGAGTGACGCTGAGCTctgcctcttcttcttcttctgctgatGTGCGCTCTTGGAGGcagctgtgtttttgcagctgttTCTAACGTGGGCTGACTGAAGAGAGAGGAGGTCTCCCGCCTCGCCTTTATGTACGGCTCCAGCTCCAGCTTCCTGTGACGTGCGACGCTCGAACATCTGACTCAGAGCGCCCTGCAGCGCTGCTCTCTATCCTGTGCAGATCTCTGAAACACACCGCATGTCTATGGAATGAGCCGCCCCGCCTGCGCAAGTGGTGTTTGCACTCGCAGTGCTATTGTGGTTTGATCTGGTGACATAATTtcaatgagaaaaagaaaaaaaattcattagCAGTCGTTGGAATCCAAATGTGGCGGCCAGATTACATGATTCTCCGTCGGCCCACTGAAACCCAGCTGCTGATTAAATGGGAACGTTCTGATTAAAGAGCCAGAACCCTGCAGAATCACGTCGGGCTGCCAGCCTACGACTCCATGAAGTGATCATTTCTCATCAGTCTAAAGTTCACCATAATCCTGAGGTTATAGAAGCTTTAACTCTGAAATTCATATCGTATAGTGGAATGGtaaagaatattaaaacttatttgtaaaaaatatagtaaagtaaaaaaaagcaaaaaaaaaaaaaaaaaatatatatatatatatatatgaaaaattttttaaaaaatatatatatatcttttttcatatatatgaaaatatatatatttttcatatatatttatatggaaaatatagaaaatgtatgtatttatatatacttatatatatataaatatagtaATATactatattatatatatatataattttttttattgatttttttcataaatg from the Xiphophorus maculatus strain JP 163 A chromosome 20, X_maculatus-5.0-male, whole genome shotgun sequence genome contains:
- the LOC102236890 gene encoding src-like-adapter 2, with the translated sequence MGTCYTRCQCNQTVLRNQPGSATPRQQESVIVSLYDYPAFERTELTMHMGERLTIVSDDGDFVMVRSTTTGRESYVPTNYTTMVTDKWLYTGISRYKAEELLKHPSNQTGAFLIRESETNRDSYSLSVLRRTGSSDLNPVKHYRISQLENSWVYISPGLTFPSLHYLVEHYSELPDGLCCRLTVPCFIQGLDEPRPVPTTVRRPTINWREISRSVVLGRKRTESDNSLVSDGLREAISSYLQLTECKDHSWDT